The stretch of DNA CTTCACTACCTGCAACAGATAGACGGCCACGAGTTCGAGCATTTCATTGCTGACCTCTGGTCTCGTCGCGGGTGGGACACTAATGTAACATCCCAATCAGGTGATAAAGGAATTGATGTCGTCGCTACCAAAACGTTCCCGTACCCGAAAAAGACCCTCATCCAGACGAAACGATATCGAGATTCGAACTCCGTTTCCGGACCCGAACTCCAGAAATACGCCTCACTAAAGCAACGAGAGAATGTCGACGAGGTCGTTATTATCACGACCAGTGGGTTCACCGACCAGGCCGAAGATATTGCTGATGACTTTAATATAAAATTGATCTCTGGGGAGACACTCCAACGATTGGTTAGAGAGATGGCCGCCGAGGACCTGGTCGCAACCTATGCAGACGGAGCCGAAATACCTGATCAACCATACACTGAAACGATCAGTGATTTTGAGCCAGCAAGACCACCAACTATCGTCGCCGAATGCGACCTTTTTAGAGCATCACTTGTCGGATATGAATGGGTAACGTCATCTGATCCGGCCGTAGAAACACCGGCCGAATTCGACGGCCCGTTCTTCGCGTTCGAACTCACAAATCTCGTCGATCACGATCTTCGCTTACACCCATGGGAGGATTTTACCGTCTACGACGATCGTGGCCAAAAATACACGCAAGGAATGCGGTTCTCGAAAAACCGCTATTTTCCAGGTGACTGGCAAGTCAAACAGCCACGAATTCCTGCTGGCGGTACGGCCAAATTTGCGTTCTACGTCGGTGGTGTTAGTGGTTCGGTCTCGAGAATCCGGTTTCAAAACAACACCCATCTGCTACTCGAGGAGTACGATCGAGAATCGGATGGGCTCTCTCGGGCGGACTTGCTGCAGAAGGTGTCGTGGATGATGTACCTTTCAGCGGAAGAAAAAGAGGCACTCCCAGGTCTTCCGTCTGAACTGGCAGCCGCTGTCAATTGATTGAGTATACTCAACGTCGCTGTGGATCAGGGTTGCTCGAACTGGACTGTTTCTTCGTCAGGGTCTGTCGTCTCGAATCGATCGAGTGCACTCGAGAGTTTGTTCGCGCGATCTGCCAGTTGAGCCATCGACCCAGTGACCTCGTTGAGCGCGCTTGTTTGCTCTTCGGTGGCAGCTGCGACGGTGTCTGCGCCCGTCGCGGTCTCTTGGCTGATCGTTGCGATATCGCTGACCTCAGAAACGACCTCATGAGTC from Natronolimnobius sp. AArcel1 encodes:
- a CDS encoding restriction endonuclease; the encoded protein is MDTGVTKSTILHYLQQIDGHEFEHFIADLWSRRGWDTNVTSQSGDKGIDVVATKTFPYPKKTLIQTKRYRDSNSVSGPELQKYASLKQRENVDEVVIITTSGFTDQAEDIADDFNIKLISGETLQRLVREMAAEDLVATYADGAEIPDQPYTETISDFEPARPPTIVAECDLFRASLVGYEWVTSSDPAVETPAEFDGPFFAFELTNLVDHDLRLHPWEDFTVYDDRGQKYTQGMRFSKNRYFPGDWQVKQPRIPAGGTAKFAFYVGGVSGSVSRIRFQNNTHLLLEEYDRESDGLSRADLLQKVSWMMYLSAEEKEALPGLPSELAAAVN